One Pseudomonas entomophila genomic window carries:
- a CDS encoding DUF2341 domain-containing protein gives MQRLILTLLLCLGFALPGSASAWWQDDWLYRKQIAVDTTPQGAGLTQALGRTALLVRLHTGNFTFDGVSETGADIRFVGADDKTVLNHHIEQFDPLMGMALIWVDVPRIEPGQRQDIWMYYGNPKVQPANGQPSFDADYTALYHFDGAGPRDASPYGNQLQGQAVAVDGVIGRAIQLGGQALQLPASASLQLPAGAAFTFSTWLRQDQAVGEQLLLARREAGHSLLLGLAQGVAFVEVDGQRASANQALTAGQWQHLALVGEGGSLSVLVDGQPVARLAVSLAAFTGAVGIGGDLPASEGTPASGFAPFVGALDELRISRVARSQASLQADVLAQGAESRLVAYGVDEEQSGFGFGSLGFLLKAVPVDAWVIIAVLVLMMVQSWVIMLRKQRALSRITAANAQFREHFATVGTHLEQFADDQDLHERLRGSSLWRLYLVAVQELRTRRAQGADTTLVSAATIEAIRCSMDGVRTRENQALSSKLSTLSNAIAGGPYIGLLGTVLGIMVVFLGTAMAGDVNINAIAPGMAAALLATAMGLFVAIPALFGYNRLTTRNREVGADMRVFVDEFITRLAELHGEGQAGEAAQRPQGRAVSPSVPA, from the coding sequence ATGCAACGCCTGATATTGACCCTGCTGCTGTGCCTGGGCTTCGCCCTGCCGGGCAGCGCCAGCGCCTGGTGGCAGGACGACTGGCTGTACCGCAAGCAAATTGCCGTGGACACCACCCCGCAAGGCGCCGGCCTGACCCAGGCGCTGGGCCGTACTGCGTTGCTGGTGCGCCTGCACACCGGCAACTTCACCTTCGATGGTGTCAGCGAGACCGGCGCGGATATCCGCTTCGTCGGCGCCGACGACAAGACCGTGCTCAACCACCATATCGAGCAGTTCGACCCGCTGATGGGCATGGCCCTGATCTGGGTCGACGTGCCGCGCATCGAGCCCGGCCAGCGCCAGGACATCTGGATGTACTACGGCAACCCCAAGGTCCAGCCCGCCAACGGCCAGCCCAGCTTCGACGCCGACTACACCGCGCTGTACCACTTCGACGGCGCCGGCCCGCGCGATGCCAGCCCGTATGGCAATCAACTGCAAGGCCAGGCCGTGGCGGTCGACGGCGTGATCGGCCGGGCCATCCAGCTGGGTGGCCAGGCCCTGCAACTGCCGGCCAGTGCTTCGCTGCAATTGCCTGCCGGCGCGGCCTTCACCTTCAGCACCTGGCTACGCCAGGACCAGGCGGTGGGCGAACAGCTGCTGCTGGCCCGCCGCGAGGCGGGGCACAGCCTGCTGCTGGGCCTGGCCCAGGGCGTGGCCTTCGTCGAGGTGGATGGCCAGCGCGCCAGCGCCAACCAGGCGCTGACGGCTGGCCAGTGGCAACACCTGGCTTTGGTGGGCGAGGGCGGCAGCCTGAGCGTGCTGGTCGATGGCCAGCCGGTGGCCCGACTGGCCGTCAGCCTGGCCGCGTTCACTGGCGCGGTGGGCATCGGCGGCGACTTGCCGGCCAGCGAAGGCACGCCTGCCAGCGGCTTCGCCCCCTTCGTCGGCGCGCTGGATGAACTGCGCATCTCCCGCGTGGCCCGCAGCCAGGCCAGCCTGCAAGCGGATGTGCTGGCCCAGGGCGCCGAGTCGCGCCTGGTGGCCTATGGCGTCGATGAGGAACAGTCGGGCTTCGGCTTCGGCAGCCTGGGCTTTCTGCTCAAGGCAGTGCCGGTCGATGCCTGGGTGATCATCGCCGTGCTGGTACTGATGATGGTGCAGTCGTGGGTGATCATGCTGCGCAAGCAGCGCGCCCTGAGCCGGATCACCGCCGCCAATGCGCAGTTCCGCGAACACTTCGCCACGGTGGGTACGCACCTCGAGCAGTTCGCCGACGATCAAGACCTGCACGAGCGGTTGCGGGGTTCGTCGCTTTGGCGCCTGTACCTGGTGGCGGTGCAGGAGCTGCGCACCCGCCGCGCCCAAGGTGCCGACACCACCTTGGTGTCCGCCGCCACCATCGAGGCGATCCGCTGCTCCATGGACGGTGTGCGCACCCGCGAGAACCAGGCCCTGTCGTCCAAGCTGTCGACCCTGTCCAACGCCATTGCCGGTGGCCCCTACATCGGCCTGCTGGGCACCGTGCTGGGGATCATGGTGGTGTTCCTCGGCACGGCCATGGCCGGCGATGTGAACATCAACGCCATCGCCCCGGGCATGGCCGCGGCGCTGCTGGCCACCGCCATGGGCCTGTTCGTCGCGATCCCCGCGCTGTTCGGCTACAACCGCCTGACCACCCGTAACCGCGAAGTCGGCGCCGACATGCGGGTGTTCGTCGACGAGTTCATCACCCGCCTGGCCGAGCTGCATGGCGAAGGGCAGGCCGGCGAAGCGGCGCAGCGCCCCCAGGGCCGCGCGGTCAGCCCATCGGTCCCGGCGTGA
- a CDS encoding LysR family transcriptional regulator, giving the protein MPIDLSRGQTPETAVPVVRPQVPLALDEQTLDCFVITARCGCFMQAARRLNLKPVALRKRLAVLEARLGYGLFINRNNTPVLSQQGERLLLALQAREPDEPALARVQTTPVRLAVAEPLLQDLLGRGLINLVRQHAGMRLEVVTLDGRRGPDQEVDVALWLGDLRAADPFGVSAEALATLEYLPHIAKRYVREANRPSSLADLQDYMLVQWQGEEGVAALAQWQALLAGRSAGVTCIQGYEMYCQLIKCSASVGLLPHYAGHLDRGLLALPGLFHEPMRRRVWLAVNTDTEGDPLVQVMVGVIRAAFDERREWFKDAAILL; this is encoded by the coding sequence ATGCCGATCGACCTGTCCCGGGGCCAAACCCCGGAAACCGCCGTGCCCGTCGTTCGCCCCCAGGTGCCGCTGGCCCTGGACGAACAGACCCTGGACTGTTTTGTCATCACCGCCCGTTGCGGCTGCTTCATGCAGGCGGCCCGGCGGTTGAACCTCAAGCCGGTGGCGCTGCGCAAGCGTTTGGCCGTGCTGGAAGCACGTCTGGGCTATGGCCTGTTCATCAATCGCAACAACACGCCAGTACTCAGCCAGCAAGGTGAGCGGTTGCTGCTGGCCTTGCAGGCGCGTGAGCCCGATGAGCCGGCGCTGGCGCGCGTGCAGACCACGCCGGTGAGGCTGGCGGTGGCCGAGCCGCTGCTGCAGGACCTATTAGGCCGCGGCTTGATCAACCTGGTGCGCCAACACGCGGGCATGCGCCTTGAAGTGGTCACCCTCGATGGGCGCCGGGGGCCGGACCAGGAAGTCGACGTGGCGTTATGGTTGGGGGACCTACGCGCAGCCGATCCGTTTGGTGTGTCTGCCGAGGCCCTGGCTACCCTCGAATACCTGCCGCACATTGCCAAGCGCTATGTGCGCGAAGCGAATCGTCCAAGCAGCCTGGCGGACCTGCAGGACTACATGCTGGTGCAATGGCAGGGAGAGGAGGGCGTGGCCGCGCTTGCCCAGTGGCAGGCCCTGCTTGCAGGCAGGTCTGCGGGGGTGACGTGCATCCAGGGCTATGAAATGTACTGCCAGTTGATCAAGTGCAGTGCCAGCGTGGGCCTGTTGCCGCACTACGCGGGGCATCTGGACCGTGGCTTGCTGGCATTGCCGGGTTTGTTCCATGAACCGATGCGGCGACGTGTGTGGTTGGCGGTCAATACCGACACCGAGGGCGATCCGCTGGTGCAGGTGATGGTGGGGGTGATCCGGGCGGCGTTCGATGAGCGCCGGGAGTGGTTCAAGGATGCCGCCATACTCTTGTAG
- a CDS encoding ShlB/FhaC/HecB family hemolysin secretion/activation protein — protein MGAGALLCLLSATALANEPERRVEINEYVVRGNTVLDAQAIEEAVYPYLGPDRTLADLEGAREALQKSYQARGYQSVFVELPEQKVEGGVVYLQVTETKVGRVRVVGAKHYSPVEIREQVPALKEGKVPDFAQVQNELATLNRTPGRQVLPLVREGQRPGTMDVDLQVEDKQPWNLSLGLNNDHSADTEKLRSVVSLGYNNLWQAGHSVSLTWFTAPEDRDNAQVWSGAYAAPLNERWTLQFSGYHSDSNVATVGGTNVLGKGHSYGVSAIYNLPGVGAWANALSIGIDFKDFDEKVALGGNNDKVPLKYSPITLGYNGYRFTERDQLSLGLSLVAGTRGLLGYNSDDQAFDYKRYRANSSFAALKGDASYTFDFAGQWQSASKLAFQLASGPLVSNEQFAAGGATSVRGYLAAERTGDDGVLLSQELRTPSLGRYVGSYISDWRFYLFAEGAQLRLQDALPEQDDRYSLASVGVGTRATLNDWLSGSLDWAVPLKDAPNTDKNDSRVHFSVQATF, from the coding sequence ATGGGCGCAGGGGCACTGCTGTGCCTGCTGTCCGCCACGGCGCTTGCCAACGAGCCTGAACGCCGGGTCGAGATCAACGAGTACGTGGTGCGCGGCAACACCGTGCTCGACGCCCAGGCCATCGAGGAGGCGGTGTACCCGTACCTCGGCCCGGACCGAACCCTGGCCGACCTCGAGGGCGCCCGTGAGGCGCTGCAGAAAAGCTACCAGGCCCGGGGCTACCAGTCTGTGTTCGTCGAGCTGCCGGAGCAGAAGGTCGAGGGCGGCGTGGTCTACCTGCAGGTCACCGAGACCAAGGTCGGCCGGGTGCGCGTGGTCGGGGCCAAGCACTATTCGCCGGTGGAGATCCGCGAGCAGGTGCCGGCGCTGAAGGAGGGCAAGGTGCCCGATTTCGCCCAGGTGCAGAACGAGCTGGCCACCCTCAACCGAACGCCGGGCCGCCAGGTGCTGCCGCTGGTGCGCGAGGGCCAACGGCCGGGCACGATGGACGTCGACCTGCAGGTCGAGGACAAGCAGCCCTGGAACCTGAGCCTGGGGTTGAACAACGACCACAGCGCCGACACCGAGAAGCTGCGCAGCGTCGTCAGCCTTGGCTACAACAACCTGTGGCAGGCCGGGCACAGCGTGTCGCTGACCTGGTTCACCGCCCCCGAAGACCGCGACAACGCCCAGGTCTGGTCCGGCGCCTACGCCGCGCCGCTGAACGAGCGCTGGACGCTGCAATTTTCCGGTTACCACTCCGACAGCAACGTGGCCACTGTGGGCGGCACCAACGTATTGGGCAAGGGCCACTCCTACGGTGTGTCCGCCATCTACAACCTGCCGGGCGTCGGCGCCTGGGCCAACGCGCTGTCGATCGGCATCGACTTCAAGGACTTCGACGAGAAGGTCGCCCTGGGCGGCAACAACGACAAGGTCCCGCTCAAGTACTCGCCCATCACCCTGGGCTACAACGGCTATCGCTTCACCGAGCGCGACCAGCTGAGCCTGGGCCTGAGCCTGGTGGCCGGAACCCGTGGGCTGCTGGGGTACAACAGTGACGACCAGGCGTTCGACTACAAGCGCTACCGCGCCAATTCGAGCTTCGCCGCGCTCAAGGGCGACGCCAGCTACACCTTCGACTTCGCCGGGCAATGGCAGAGCGCCTCGAAGCTGGCCTTCCAGCTGGCCTCCGGGCCACTGGTGTCGAACGAGCAGTTCGCCGCCGGCGGCGCCACCTCGGTGCGCGGCTACCTGGCCGCCGAGCGCACCGGCGACGACGGCGTGCTGCTGTCCCAGGAGCTGCGCACCCCCTCCCTGGGCCGCTATGTCGGCAGCTACATCAGCGACTGGCGCTTCTACCTGTTCGCCGAAGGCGCCCAGCTGCGCCTGCAGGATGCCCTGCCCGAGCAGGACGACCGCTACAGCCTGGCCAGCGTCGGCGTGGGTACCCGCGCCACGCTCAACGACTGGTTGTCCGGCAGCCTCGACTGGGCCGTGCCCTTGAAGGACGCCCCCAACACCGACAAGAACGACTCGCGCGTGCACTTCAGCGTGCAGGCAACTTTCTGA
- a CDS encoding energy transducer TonB family protein, which translates to MERTANPRRLLTWAVLAVAGAGLAWLLWQWANDMAGVRREAPKVPAIIPLPPPLPPPPPEPPKEPEPPVEEKIVEPQPVPEAEEVKPAEDAPDPAQDLAEPMQMDGDAQTGGDSFNVGAGKGGGMAGGGGGGLGNGTYSQYLAYAFQRLLRDNPELRNLVFNLQAEIWLSAAGEITRVELLRGSGESEVDAQVIAALRSAPALDQRPPASLTLPVKIALQGRRP; encoded by the coding sequence ATGGAACGTACAGCCAACCCCCGTCGCCTGCTGACCTGGGCCGTGCTCGCCGTAGCGGGCGCGGGCCTGGCCTGGCTGCTGTGGCAGTGGGCCAACGACATGGCCGGGGTGCGCCGCGAGGCGCCCAAGGTGCCGGCGATCATCCCGCTGCCGCCGCCCCTACCGCCACCGCCGCCGGAGCCGCCAAAGGAACCGGAGCCACCGGTCGAGGAGAAGATCGTCGAGCCGCAACCGGTGCCTGAGGCCGAGGAGGTCAAGCCGGCCGAGGACGCGCCGGACCCGGCCCAGGACCTGGCCGAGCCGATGCAGATGGACGGCGATGCGCAGACCGGCGGCGACAGTTTCAACGTCGGCGCCGGCAAGGGCGGTGGCATGGCCGGTGGCGGCGGTGGGGGCTTGGGCAACGGCACCTACAGCCAGTACCTGGCCTACGCCTTCCAGCGCCTGCTGCGCGACAACCCCGAGCTGCGCAACCTGGTGTTCAACCTGCAGGCCGAGATCTGGCTCAGCGCCGCCGGCGAGATTACCCGCGTCGAGCTGCTGCGCGGCAGCGGCGAATCCGAGGTGGACGCCCAGGTGATCGCCGCCTTGCGTTCGGCGCCGGCCCTCGACCAACGCCCACCCGCCAGCCTGACGTTGCCGGTGAAGATCGCCCTGCAGGGGCGCCGGCCATGA
- a CDS encoding YbjN domain-containing protein: MTEVTLIETVSADSLTKLLQDAGCRVNRSEQNAVVQLLSASQGVGYAVRFGNRAQGQEGEFLDFTFSCALRIQGELPAGLAERWNASRRFARLSVQGEFLVMEKDVVVADGVSEKHLLGSLLLWDRLLQEFIVYLRDYSRNVAEQTGSAAVSAS, translated from the coding sequence ATGACCGAAGTCACCCTGATCGAAACCGTGAGCGCCGACTCCCTCACCAAGCTGTTGCAGGACGCCGGCTGCCGGGTCAACCGCAGCGAGCAGAATGCCGTGGTGCAGTTGCTCAGTGCCAGCCAGGGCGTGGGCTATGCCGTACGTTTCGGCAATCGTGCGCAGGGGCAGGAGGGCGAATTCCTCGATTTCACCTTCAGCTGCGCGTTGCGCATCCAGGGCGAGTTGCCAGCAGGCCTGGCCGAACGCTGGAACGCCTCGCGACGCTTCGCCCGCCTGTCGGTGCAGGGCGAATTCCTGGTGATGGAGAAGGATGTGGTGGTCGCCGACGGCGTCAGCGAGAAGCACCTGCTGGGCAGCTTGCTGCTGTGGGACCGGCTGCTGCAGGAGTTCATCGTCTACCTGCGTGATTACAGCCGTAATGTCGCCGAGCAGACCGGTAGCGCAGCGGTGAGCGCCTCATGA
- a CDS encoding putative porin — MKCPVNRLTLALGLLAAATAVGPAVAHAAPSENATVNLIRLLVEQGVLKQDKADALIAQAEREAQQARAATSAAPIVAQAPAANGEVRVQYVPAIVRQQIRDEIKAEVLNTAKQENWAAPNSFPDWASRISFDGDLRLRGESRYYADGNSNEIVDFAKLNEKGPYDVNPNSSSSLPPLLNTREDRDSILRLRARFGLKAQLAENWVAGIRIATGSNNNPVSTTQNLGGGFGKKDLWLDQGYVSWSPSERLTLTGGRIANPFMSTDILYSHDLNFDGLAAIFDQPLNRDLSLFGTVGAFPVQYSDDSASSNGFDKEDSENKWLYGAQFGAKWAINDHHRLKGAMAYYRFDDIAGQRSSPCAPWNGQPGCDSDETRPTFMQKGNTLFLLRDITPNPANPAATPQPQFVGIASEFDLLDLNLVWDADLPHDFKLRSQANYIHNLAYDEGDMRKRAAGQLANNVDENGNIKSGSDAWMFQFTLGNALDMRKAGDWNLFAGYKRIEPDALPDGFNDSSFHLGGTNAKGYFLGGNYGLADNVYATARWLSSEAVYGAPFDIDVLQLEVNTRF, encoded by the coding sequence ATGAAGTGCCCAGTGAACCGATTGACCCTGGCGCTCGGCCTGCTGGCCGCCGCCACCGCGGTCGGTCCGGCCGTCGCCCACGCCGCGCCGTCGGAGAACGCGACCGTCAACCTGATCCGCCTGCTGGTGGAGCAGGGCGTGCTCAAGCAGGACAAGGCCGACGCGCTGATCGCCCAGGCCGAGCGCGAGGCCCAGCAGGCCCGCGCCGCCACCAGCGCCGCGCCGATCGTCGCCCAGGCCCCGGCGGCCAATGGCGAGGTGCGCGTGCAGTACGTGCCGGCCATCGTCCGCCAGCAGATCCGCGACGAGATCAAGGCCGAGGTGCTGAACACCGCCAAGCAGGAAAACTGGGCTGCGCCCAACAGCTTTCCCGACTGGGCTTCGCGCATCAGTTTCGATGGCGACCTGCGCCTGCGCGGCGAGTCGCGTTACTACGCCGACGGCAACAGCAATGAGATCGTCGACTTCGCCAAGCTCAACGAGAAGGGGCCGTACGACGTCAACCCCAACAGCAGCTCCAGCCTGCCGCCGCTGCTCAATACCCGCGAGGACCGTGACAGCATCCTGCGCCTGCGCGCGCGCTTCGGCCTGAAAGCGCAGTTGGCGGAAAACTGGGTGGCGGGCATCCGCATCGCCACCGGCTCGAACAACAACCCGGTGTCGACCACCCAGAACCTGGGCGGTGGCTTCGGCAAGAAGGACCTGTGGCTCGACCAGGGCTATGTGAGCTGGAGCCCCAGCGAGCGGCTGACCCTGACCGGCGGACGTATCGCCAACCCGTTCATGTCCACCGACATCCTGTACTCCCACGACCTCAACTTCGACGGCCTGGCGGCGATCTTCGATCAGCCGCTGAACCGCGACCTCAGCCTGTTCGGCACCGTCGGCGCGTTTCCGGTGCAGTACAGCGACGACAGCGCCAGCAGCAACGGCTTCGACAAGGAGGACAGCGAGAACAAGTGGCTGTACGGCGCCCAGTTCGGCGCCAAGTGGGCGATCAACGACCACCACCGGCTCAAGGGCGCCATGGCCTACTACCGCTTCGACGATATCGCAGGCCAGCGCTCCAGCCCCTGCGCGCCTTGGAACGGCCAGCCGGGCTGCGACAGCGACGAGACCCGGCCGACCTTCATGCAAAAGGGCAACACCCTGTTCCTGCTGCGCGACATCACGCCGAACCCGGCCAACCCGGCCGCCACGCCGCAGCCGCAGTTCGTGGGGATCGCCTCGGAGTTCGACCTGCTCGACCTGAACCTGGTGTGGGACGCCGACCTGCCCCACGATTTCAAGCTGCGCAGCCAGGCCAACTACATCCACAACCTGGCCTACGACGAGGGCGACATGCGCAAGCGCGCGGCCGGCCAGCTGGCCAACAACGTCGACGAGAACGGCAACATCAAGAGCGGCAGCGATGCCTGGATGTTCCAGTTCACCCTGGGCAATGCCCTGGACATGCGCAAGGCGGGCGACTGGAACCTGTTCGCCGGCTACAAGCGCATCGAGCCCGACGCGCTGCCGGACGGTTTCAACGATTCTAGCTTCCACCTGGGCGGCACCAACGCCAAGGGCTACTTCCTCGGTGGCAACTACGGCCTGGCCGACAACGTCTACGCGACCGCCCGTTGGTTGAGCAGCGAAGCAGTCTACGGCGCGCCGTTTGATATCGATGTGCTACAACTTGAAGTCAACACGCGGTTCTAG
- a CDS encoding peptidylprolyl isomerase, which produces MTARALWAGAGALALVAVAVALALRPGEQPVAAARPAASVIQAAVDNGPTLARLGEQQVGSGELKALFAQLPEDARASLRGDRPALEAWIRARLAEKALYQQAEAQGWLQRPDIQAQTRAATEQIVLRDYLESVSKVPDDYPSEAELKQAYEAGKAGLQLPARYRLSQIFLRVENPRDDETVRKQAQVLAKQAQASDADFAALAREHSQDAGTAANGGDTGLQALAQLLPEVRGVVSRLKVGTVSEPVQSAAGYHIVKLAEQQPARAATFDEVAPRLRQLLRAQRQEQVAKAYVEGMFDSATLSIDGAALNQVLESSH; this is translated from the coding sequence ATGACGGCGCGTGCGCTCTGGGCCGGCGCTGGTGCGCTGGCCCTGGTCGCGGTGGCGGTCGCCCTGGCCTTGCGCCCGGGCGAGCAGCCGGTGGCTGCGGCGCGCCCGGCGGCGTCGGTCATCCAGGCAGCGGTCGACAATGGCCCGACCCTGGCCCGGCTGGGGGAGCAGCAGGTCGGTAGCGGCGAGCTCAAGGCACTGTTCGCCCAATTGCCCGAGGACGCCCGCGCCAGCCTGCGCGGCGACCGGCCGGCACTGGAGGCCTGGATCCGCGCGCGGCTGGCGGAAAAGGCGCTGTACCAGCAGGCCGAAGCCCAGGGTTGGCTGCAACGCCCGGACATCCAGGCCCAGACCCGTGCCGCCACCGAGCAGATCGTGCTGCGCGACTACCTCGAATCGGTGAGCAAGGTGCCCGACGACTACCCCAGCGAGGCAGAACTCAAGCAGGCCTACGAGGCCGGCAAGGCCGGCTTGCAGTTGCCGGCGCGCTACCGCCTGAGCCAGATCTTCCTGCGGGTGGAGAACCCCAGGGACGACGAGACCGTGCGCAAGCAGGCCCAGGTGCTGGCCAAGCAGGCCCAGGCCAGCGATGCCGATTTCGCCGCGTTGGCCCGGGAGCACTCGCAGGATGCCGGCACGGCTGCCAACGGCGGTGACACCGGCTTGCAAGCCTTGGCCCAGCTGTTGCCGGAGGTGCGCGGCGTGGTGTCCAGGCTGAAGGTAGGCACGGTCAGCGAACCGGTGCAAAGCGCGGCGGGCTACCACATCGTCAAGCTGGCCGAGCAGCAACCGGCCCGCGCGGCGACGTTCGACGAGGTCGCGCCGCGGCTGCGCCAGTTGCTGCGTGCCCAGCGCCAGGAGCAGGTGGCCAAGGCTTACGTCGAAGGCATGTTCGACAGCGCCACCCTGAGCATCGATGGCGCGGCGTTGAACCAGGTGCTGGAGAGCAGCCACTAG
- a CDS encoding ExbD/TolR family protein: MASVNNAHDDDADAAVDSINITPLVDVLMVVLVMFILTATAQVSGIQVQLPKASASVSLAQPKTKAISINDAGQVFLDAYPVTLQELEDRLRSEKARNPDFPLIVRGDAGVQYQKVVEVLDLLRRLELAQVGLVTGKPNQG, from the coding sequence ATGGCATCCGTGAACAACGCCCATGACGACGACGCCGACGCCGCAGTGGACAGCATCAACATCACCCCACTGGTGGACGTGCTGATGGTGGTGCTGGTGATGTTCATCCTCACTGCCACCGCCCAGGTGTCGGGCATCCAGGTGCAGTTGCCCAAGGCCAGCGCCTCGGTGTCGCTGGCCCAGCCCAAGACCAAGGCGATCTCGATCAACGACGCCGGCCAGGTGTTTCTCGACGCCTACCCGGTGACCTTGCAGGAGCTGGAGGACCGCCTGCGCAGCGAGAAGGCGCGCAACCCGGACTTCCCGCTGATCGTGCGCGGTGACGCCGGCGTGCAGTACCAGAAGGTGGTCGAGGTGCTCGACCTGCTGCGCCGTCTCGAACTGGCCCAGGTCGGGCTGGTCACCGGCAAGCCGAACCAGGGGTGA
- a CDS encoding DNA repair protein, with product MNKGAYRRRCTWLMLALGASLAASVSADTLEERLRAQLRSTTQQLQALQSEQAQASAARQAAEQQRDAAQAQVRELTAQLAKARGQTEQLAGQQQAMHSQAQALVASSSEQLHKYKQAYEELLGMARGKEGERAALLAQLAERDGQVSQCQARNQQMYGVAKEMLAAYEKVDIADVVKMRQPFAGGARVRFEELAQAYGDRLYESQFDAPKGVKP from the coding sequence ATGAACAAGGGAGCCTATCGCCGTCGTTGCACCTGGCTGATGCTGGCCCTGGGCGCGAGCCTGGCGGCCTCGGTGTCGGCCGACACCCTCGAGGAACGCCTGCGCGCCCAACTGCGCAGCACCACCCAGCAATTGCAGGCCCTGCAGAGCGAGCAGGCCCAGGCCAGCGCCGCCCGCCAGGCCGCCGAGCAACAGCGCGACGCCGCCCAGGCGCAGGTGCGCGAGCTGACCGCGCAGTTGGCCAAGGCACGCGGCCAGACCGAGCAACTGGCCGGCCAGCAGCAAGCCATGCACAGCCAGGCCCAGGCGCTGGTGGCCAGCAGCAGCGAGCAACTGCACAAATACAAGCAAGCCTATGAAGAGCTGCTGGGCATGGCCCGGGGCAAGGAAGGCGAGCGCGCCGCGCTGCTGGCACAGCTGGCCGAGCGTGACGGCCAGGTGAGCCAGTGCCAGGCGCGTAACCAACAGATGTACGGGGTGGCCAAGGAGATGCTGGCCGCCTACGAGAAGGTCGATATCGCCGATGTCGTGAAGATGCGCCAGCCCTTCGCCGGCGGAGCCCGGGTACGTTTCGAGGAGCTCGCCCAGGCCTACGGTGATCGACTCTATGAAAGCCAGTTCGATGCCCCCAAGGGCGTCAAGCCGTGA
- the alkB gene encoding DNA oxidative demethylase AlkB → MIQSDLDLFGHQPQHLASRTVLLPGFALNDIEPLLDALRPILRAAPFRHMRTPGGQRMAVALTNCGALGWVSDERGYRYTPTDPKSGQPWPALPPVLLNLARQAAAVAGFEGFVPDACLVNHYVPGTRLSLHQDRDEQDYGHPIVSISLGLPAVFLLGGLQRSDRTQRIPLNHGDVLVWGGEDRLRFHGVLPIKPGVHPRLGERRINLTLRKAG, encoded by the coding sequence ATGATCCAGTCCGACCTCGACCTGTTCGGTCATCAGCCACAGCATCTGGCCAGCCGGACCGTGCTGCTGCCTGGCTTCGCCCTGAACGACATCGAGCCCCTGCTGGACGCCCTGCGCCCGATTCTGCGCGCCGCACCGTTTCGCCACATGCGCACACCCGGCGGCCAGCGCATGGCAGTCGCGCTGACCAATTGCGGTGCGTTGGGCTGGGTCAGCGACGAACGCGGCTACCGCTACACCCCCACCGACCCGAAAAGCGGCCAGCCGTGGCCCGCCCTTCCCCCAGTCTTGCTGAATCTGGCCCGCCAGGCAGCGGCGGTCGCGGGTTTCGAGGGCTTCGTGCCCGACGCCTGCCTGGTCAACCACTACGTGCCCGGAACACGCCTGAGCCTGCATCAGGACCGCGACGAGCAAGACTATGGGCACCCGATCGTATCGATCTCACTGGGGTTGCCGGCCGTGTTCCTGTTGGGTGGCCTTCAACGCAGTGATCGCACCCAGCGCATACCCCTGAACCACGGTGACGTACTGGTGTGGGGCGGCGAAGACCGCCTGCGCTTTCACGGGGTATTGCCGATCAAACCCGGTGTGCATCCCCGCCTGGGCGAACGGCGCATCAACCTGACCCTGCGCAAGGCCGGATAA